A genomic window from Cardiocondyla obscurior isolate alpha-2009 linkage group LG02, Cobs3.1, whole genome shotgun sequence includes:
- the Uri gene encoding unconventional prefoldin RPB5 interactor-like protein, which produces MDSSLTNNATMGPELIKNYQQILLNNVLAQKLQQNEIQTKTVTDYKNRHKKVIEGLQVFPLSVSENCMVPIGKRAFMKGKLSHTNEILASLGDGYFVKYSASQAIALCNRRIAWADEMLKSLEAERNLYEMKQYLPLGHDVFGEKDKKDIMEHWTENRLDEWRVQHRQREKEYRQKLKSREKDRTDIRTEEDLFKRLDELEIEEELEDEMYRLEAKQKEFYGDDFEDGEAYDESDVDTSDSDQVTTEIIQEEFKKLKDMQMNRITSSISSISTDTAQDKIKDKILDGNAVKNEESHLYTNFTQDILSKSCSLKLREDSSKESKVIKEKRRISFAEPCVVESNVEEISISEEACSVLKRDDADKDQDKDEDTIKIEFSHSLHNPNIPETNNMEIKSPVDIYKMFGTPKSILKRSPNDMIYDGVALPLHDITTDSSTEDEDEYTKQSAYSFVLKDEVQENKELPVSKTSIKKDEKKIVSRFKLERAGKKK; this is translated from the exons ATGGATAGCAGTTTAACTAACAACGCAACAATGGGACCTGAGCTAATAAAGAATTACCAACAGATATTACTTAATAATGTGTTGGCACAG AAACTCCAGCAAAATGAAATACAAACCAAGACAGTAACTGACTATAAGAATAGACATAAAAAAGTGATTGAAGGCCTCCAAGTATTTCCATTATCTGTTTCTGAGAATTGTATGGTACCTATTGGCAAGCGCGCCTTTATGAAAGGAAAATTATCTCATACTAATGAAATATTAGCCTCTCTGGGAGATggatattttgttaaatacaGTGCATCACAGGCTATTGCATTGTGTAATAGGAGAATAGCAT GGGCAGATGAAATGCTGAAGAGTTTAGAAGCTGAGAGAAACTTGTATGAGATGAAACAATATCTCCCACTAGGACATGATGTTTTTGGAGAGAaggataaaaaagatataatggAACATTGGACTGAAAATAGGCTTGATGAATggagag TGCAACATAGACAACGTGAGAAAGAGTATCGCCAAAAATTGAAGTCAAGAGAAAAGGACCGGACCGACATTCGTACCGAGGAAGATCTTTTCAAGAGACTTGACGAATtagaaatagaagaagaaTTAGAAGATGAAATGTATAG gtTGGAAGctaaacaaaaagaattttatggTGACGATTTTGAGGACGGTGAAGCATACGATGAATCAGACGTAGATACATCTGATTCTGATCAAGTTACTACAGAAATCATTCAGGAGGAATTTAAGAAGTTAAAAGATATGCAAATGAATAGAATTACAAGTAGCATATCGAGTATCAGTACTGATACAGCtcaagataaaattaaagataaaattcttGACGGGAATGCTGTAAAGAATGAAGAATCCCATCTTTACACAAATTTCACGCAAGATATATTAAGCAAGAGTTGTTCACTAAAACTTAGGGAAGATTCTTCTAAAGAATCTAaagttataaaagaaaaaagaaggatatCATTTGCTGAACCATGTGTTGTAGAAAGTAATGTAGAAGAAATATCAATATCTGAGGAGGCTTGTTCAGTTCTGAAACGAGACGATGCGGATAAAGATCAAGATAAAGACGAAGATACTATTAAGATTGAATTTTCACATTCGTTACACAATCCAAATATACCCGAAACAAATAATATGGAAATAAAAAGTCCGGtggatatttataaaatgtttggTACTCCTAAGTCTATTTTGAAAAGATCTCCAAACGATATGATTTACGACGGAGTTGCTCTTCCTTTACACGACATTACTACAGATAGTAGTACAGAAGATGAAGACGAATACACTAAGCAGTCTGCATATAGTTTT gTACTTAAAGATGAAGTTCAAGAAAACAAAGAATTACCAGTGAGTAAAACTTCGATaaagaaagatgaaaaaaagatTGTAAGTAGGTTTAAACTTGAACgagctggaaaaaaaaagtga
- the LOC139112576 gene encoding cytochrome c oxidase subunit 5B, mitochondrial, with protein MAWLCARSVFQTSRRQISYSLACAQKKAFADPLDHATGLEKRERLAEIAGNEDPYNLTIKRRATSTKENPNTVYSAFESRIMGCICDEDSLHVNWMWLHKGPPRRCECGHWFKLVEKAPI; from the exons ATGGCATGGTTATGCGCTCGCTCTGTGTTCCAAACATCTCGACGGCAGATTTCCTATAGCCTCGCGTGCGCCCAAAAGAAAGCAT TCGCCGATCCACTCGATCATGCCACGGGTttggaaaagagagagagactcgcTGAAATAGCCGGTAACGAG GATCCATATAACTTAACCATAAAACGGCGAGCAACTAGTACAAAAGAAAATCCTAATACTGTTTATAGTGCATTTGAGAGTCGCATAATGGGATGTATTTGCGATGAGGACTCATTACATGTTAACTGGATGTGGCTGCATAAAGGTCCACCTCGCCGCTGCGAGTGCGGCCATTGGTTCAAGCTCGTCGAAAAAGCACCtatataa
- the Msra gene encoding methionine sulphoxide reductase A isoform X2: MPGQLEEIKGKRATFGMGCFWAGDSLFGALPGVIRTCVGYAGGTKESPTYKNLGDHTEVVDIEYDPEIVSYTYLLSLFWKNHEYGLTRKIKTQYMSLILYHDEEQRLVAEKSRDQEQRKCGETFVTEIKKFTKFHPAEDYHQKYRLQSHPWLIETLGLTTPEILCISPLATKLNGYIAGAGTLEQFERELPNLGLSEKAAQYITKYIIENQGSGLYC; encoded by the exons ATGCCGGGCCAACTGGAGGAGATCAAGGGCAAGCGTGCCACCTTTGGCATGGGCTGTTTTTGGGCAGGAGACTCTCTCTTCGGAGCGCTGCCTGGCGTAATCAGAACCTGCGTCGGCTATGCTGGTGGCACCAAGGAATCTCCAACGTACAAAAACTT GGGTGATCATACAGAGGTTGTCGATATTGAATATGACCCAGAAATAGTGTCTTACACGTATCTGTTGAGTTTGTTTTGGAAGAATCATGAATATGGGCTGACGAGAAAGATCAAGACACAG taTATGTCACTGATCTTGTATCACGATGAAGAGCAAAGGTTGGTAGCTGAAAAGTCGCGCGATCAGGAACAGCGAAAGTGCGGGGAAACCTTTGTCACAGAAATTAAGAAGTTTACAAAATTTCATCCAGCAGAAGA TTACCATCAAAAATATCGATTGCAAAGTCATCCGTGGCTAATTGAAACGCTCGGTCTCACCACGCCAGAGATCTTGTGCATTTCTCCTCTGGCAACTAAATTGAACGGTTACATCGCAGGTGCTGGTACCCTTGAACAATTTGAGAGAGAGTTACCAAACTTAGGTCTGAGTGAGAAGGCGGCGCAATACATAACAAAGTATATTATTGAGAATCAGGGCAGTGGCTTGTACTGCTAG
- the Msra gene encoding methionine sulphoxide reductase A isoform X1: protein MSRSCRVITIMLPCLVRAVIADNCSISSYQCGTYLTCPIFGRNNVCPFSRMPGQLEEIKGKRATFGMGCFWAGDSLFGALPGVIRTCVGYAGGTKESPTYKNLGDHTEVVDIEYDPEIVSYTYLLSLFWKNHEYGLTRKIKTQYMSLILYHDEEQRLVAEKSRDQEQRKCGETFVTEIKKFTKFHPAEDYHQKYRLQSHPWLIETLGLTTPEILCISPLATKLNGYIAGAGTLEQFERELPNLGLSEKAAQYITKYIIENQGSGLYC, encoded by the exons ATGTCACGATCATGCCGCGTGATTACCATTATGTTACCATGTCTGGTTCGGGCCGTTATCGCAGACAATTGTTCCATTTCGTCGTACCAATGCGGCACGTACCTCACATGCCCGATTTTCGGTCGTAACAATGTTTGTCCATTTAGCAGAATGCCGGGCCAACTGGAGGAGATCAAGGGCAAGCGTGCCACCTTTGGCATGGGCTGTTTTTGGGCAGGAGACTCTCTCTTCGGAGCGCTGCCTGGCGTAATCAGAACCTGCGTCGGCTATGCTGGTGGCACCAAGGAATCTCCAACGTACAAAAACTT GGGTGATCATACAGAGGTTGTCGATATTGAATATGACCCAGAAATAGTGTCTTACACGTATCTGTTGAGTTTGTTTTGGAAGAATCATGAATATGGGCTGACGAGAAAGATCAAGACACAG taTATGTCACTGATCTTGTATCACGATGAAGAGCAAAGGTTGGTAGCTGAAAAGTCGCGCGATCAGGAACAGCGAAAGTGCGGGGAAACCTTTGTCACAGAAATTAAGAAGTTTACAAAATTTCATCCAGCAGAAGA TTACCATCAAAAATATCGATTGCAAAGTCATCCGTGGCTAATTGAAACGCTCGGTCTCACCACGCCAGAGATCTTGTGCATTTCTCCTCTGGCAACTAAATTGAACGGTTACATCGCAGGTGCTGGTACCCTTGAACAATTTGAGAGAGAGTTACCAAACTTAGGTCTGAGTGAGAAGGCGGCGCAATACATAACAAAGTATATTATTGAGAATCAGGGCAGTGGCTTGTACTGCTAG